The genomic segment tctctctctctctctctctctctctctctctctctctctctctctctctctctctctgaatacacGTCATGCATCTAAACGCAGCACTAAGAACAATGTTGCCAGGTATTACAAGGAAACCCAAACACTACAAGGGTGACGAAGACAAGGTAACGTGATACTggctcggtggtggtggtgatggtggtggtggtgctgatggtggtggtggtggtggtggtggtggtggtggtggagaggaatttcccttatttttgtgtattgttatttttggaGAGTGATATATTTCTGTACGAAGAAGaccagaaggaggagtaggaggaggaggaagaggaggagaaggaggagaggaaatgtgtGGATATCTGAGACATATTTTGcggaattggagagagagagagagagagagagagagagagagagagagagagagagagagagagagagagagagagagagagaatcggcattccctttctctgatgctgttctttttcattactgtgtctccgccctctctctctctctctctctctctctctctctctctctctctctctctctctctctctctctctctctctctctctctctctctctctctatacccgTGCTGTTGATTCATTTGTTtctatttgcttgtttgttcattatttcgttttatttatgttggaaatcacgtttttgtttgtcatgaaagtttttgttttgtttgattttcaCTTTGTCTTGTAtagacgttctctctctctctctctctctctctctctctctctctctctctctctctctctctctctctctctctctcatgaaatcactttttttttgttcatttgatTATACATAGTTTttacatcgtgtgtgtgtgtgtgtgtgtgtgtgtgtgtgtgtgtgtgtctgtacaaCGGGGTGTCTGTTTATGTGTCTATTTGTCGCTGCGTCACAAGCAACAGGTGTAGGTAATTATAGTCCGGACCATTCACTTCCTCGGTACCcgcacacacacctttacctgtgcaccagagagagagagagagagagagagagagttatatacaCAAGCCACCACGTCCACAAACATTTATCTCTCGCAATGTCGCTCACAGCTTGTTGGCCTTTTTCatgttgtcttttcttttttttttttcctcggttATTTGGTTCAGTAATACCGTGGTTGGTCGTGCGTCGTGGCAGTGGTGAGGTGCTCAAGGGCggccccatcctctctctcgtcccttccttctcctcctcctcctcctcctcctcatctttatctctccttcccgAGGCGCCAGAAACGACCTTGCCAAATTCTGAAGTGTATAATTTGtcgtttgtaattttgtttatcGACTTGTggtgttttcctcctcatctctcctccttatGTTGGCAACACAAGTCTGTCAAGGGGGATAGGGTGAAGGGGAAGTATTGGGcgacaaggtggtggtggtggtgagggggaatGGAGCTAATATTATCCTGGTGATGCTGACAGGTGGAGGGGCAAGGCAACCCCACGCGTGCGCACGAACGCGTGGGCGGGAGCACATACGTACGCACCTAAACAAGCACaaacacggacagacagacaaacagacagacagacagacagacagacacacacacacatcagaacgACCACCTAGCCAGTGAGCACACATCGCTCGTATTTCGGACTCGAGTCTGATGAAAACTTGTCATTACAAATTCGCTTACTGCAGGTGTTGGCCGCATCCCAGCCAAGGGTGCGCCCCGAGAGGGGCACCTTGGCGGGCGAGGCAGGGCTGACTAGCGGGTCACTTGGCAGCCTCATACTGACCTGCCAGTAATGCTCAAGTAGGTCAAGCAACCACGACTGGTGTTAGTAAGGACAGAGTGGCGGGCGGGTCACTACCGAGCCGTGGACACTAAACTCcaacaagagcaacaaggaTGCAGGTTAAGAAGGGTCGCTAAGGCTCGTCTAAGATTCACTACTGCATCTGACCTGACCCCGCCGGGTCATGTGGGGTGGGGCAGGGGGGTCAGAGTTCTTACAACACACAGTGGCATCGAGTCCTGTCCCAGACTGGGTTTATGAAGGACCGGCAGCTCACTCACCCTCGGAGCTCACAAAGAGGCCAAGGTCTTCCACGatctttcccttcacctcgcCGCCTCCCTCGATGACAGGGGCGGGCTCGTCCTGCTCACCAGGTGCCTTGTCTttctggtcttcttcttcttcgtcgtcggtGTCGCCATAGTGCaagtccttctctttcttcctgtccttgACGCGCTGCAGGAACTCTTCCACCACCAGCTCCCGCTGCGTGGGTGGCGTCGCCTCGCGCTGGATCTCTCGCTTGGGTCGACTcactttaatgattttcttttctttccggTCAATGCGATTTTCCAGCGCCTCCCAGAACTCCCGCAGAAGCTGCTGCCTGACCTTCTCGTGCTCGCTGACTGGAGGTGGCTCGTCCAGCAAACGTTTGGGTGCACCGCAAGGGATCGGTTTGAAGTAGTTCAGAAACCTTTCCTCAGCCTCCAACATTTCACGAGTGGGAGGGACGCGGagcttcccttcatcttctttatcagtttcctcttccttcttgtgcTTGGCCTTGGGCGTGCCCTGGAAGTAAGCCATGTAGCGCCTCTCAGCCTCCAGCTGCTGAGGGTCAGGCTTTGCTTCCGTCTCTGACTTGTCAGTTTCGTCATCTGGACGCCGCTTGGGGCGCGGCGGTCCAGATGAAAAGTAGCGCAGGTAGCGACGCTCCGCTTCCAGCTGTTCTGAGTCAGGCTCTGAGGCCACGGAGGCGGGTCGTGatcgtgggcgtgggcgtggcggaCCAGAATTGAAATATGAAAGATACCGACGCTCAGCCTCCAGCTGCACTGGATCAGGCTCCACAGATGACCGTGATCCAGGTGAAGGCTCGCGACGTGGCCGCGGAGGAGCAGCGTTAAAATAGGACAAATATCGGCGTTCAGCTTCAATCTGAGCTGCGTCAAGTTCGGGAGGTTCCTGGGAGCGGGCTGAGCGAGGCCTCGGTGGACCGGGGTTGAAATAAGACATATATCGCCTCTGAGCGGCCAGCTGAGCCCCATCTGGCTCGGTGCTTCTGTACACTTCCTCCCGCGTGAGAGAGGAGCCCCGGGGGGGACTCAGAAAGTGGCAATAGTACCGCCGCTGCGCCTCCAGCTGCTGCAGATCAGGAGTCTTGGGTTCCCGGGACGTGCTGCGTGTTCGCTGCTGTTTGTAGGGCGGCTCCTGGAAGTAGGAGAGATAGCGGCGCTCGCCTAACACCAACTCGGGATCGCGCTCGTCCAGCGGCGTGCGGGggcggggaggcgggggaggaggcgACGCTACCCGCCCAGACTTCAGTTTGGCAGACGGATATTTAGCAGACCGCACAATCTCTTCTCTACTAATGTTTTCATCGGACTCCTGCCGCACCATCTGTGGCACACGCTGGCCATCACTGGTTTCCTCACTCGACCCATTGACTTGTGGTGCGACCTTCAGCTCCATGGTGGTGGGCAGCTCGCTCAGCTCTTTGCTGCCGCGGTCAAGGCGAGCGAAAAAGAGCCACTCGGCGAGGCCTTGTGCCTGCAGCCGCTGAGACTCGTAAGAACCGACGAGGCTGGCTGACAAGGGTCGGGCCAGCCCACTAGATGAGGGACAAACCTGCGTGCCGGCGACGGTGTGGCCACTGCCAGGGACCTTGGACTGGTCAGGAGCGAACGTGGCGGCAGCAGGCTGAGCGTGAGACTGGTCAGAGGAAAATACAGGTGGCGTGGATTGCGGTCCCCAGGTGAGTGGCCTCTGAGGGCGACTTCTGCAGTACGATACTTCTCTGTCCGTTGAGGAGCCAGAGTGGGTAGCAGGCGGCTGGCACGGGTACGGCGACTCGGCCGTGGCGATGCCACGATCAGCACTGGCAGGGGTTGGCGCAGGGAGCCAGGCACGTGGGGGGGACCTCGGGGACGCAGGTGGTGGGGGAAGCGGGGGTTGGACGAGCGGCTGCGAGGTCGTCGAAACGTCACATCTATCTCTGCCGGACAGGCTGAGGGAGGCGtcaggggaggagaaaaggccTGAAGGGCTCGAGCTCCTTTTATCATCGTCGTATGAGCGTCGCTGTTGGTACAGCAAGTGCAGCTCCCACAGGCGGCCACACTCTCTCAAGTCATCGCCCACAGCGTGGCCACCACCAGCCTCGTGGGCGCTGCGCTGACCTCTTGTGTGAACACTTTTATTTGACATTGCGCGAGTGTTACTGCTATTTGTCACTACCTCGCCACTAACACGCacgtgagggggaggaggaaggggaggtggaggagggatcGCAGAAGAGGGTGTAGGAGGGGTGGAAagatgagatgatgatggaggaggaggaatctcaCGAGATAATGGTGAAGAAACGATCGTAGAAGGaatcacaggaggaggagaggatgaagaggttggagaagggagagaagtggaTGGAGGATGAGAAGTAACAGGAAAAGGGATCgcagagggagaaaagataggaggaggaggaggaggaattgttggaggaggagaagaaataggaggaggaggaggaattgttggaggaggagagtatgggggaggaggaattacaggaggaggaggagaagagggttgaggaggaggaggaggaattacaggaagaggagaagaggatgggggaggagggggaacaggaggagaagaggatgggggtggaggaggacgtgcaggagaagatggaagaggagaatgacgtatagaagatggaggaggaggagaataggatGGCGAAGGAGGAGTtgcaggaggaaaagagaatttaggaggagaggatggaggaggagatgagggcgaaggaggaggaatcacaggaggagaggatggagcaGGAGATgagggtggagaaggaggaatcacaggaggagacgaaggtggaggaggacgtggagaagaggatgga from the Scylla paramamosain isolate STU-SP2022 chromosome 5, ASM3559412v1, whole genome shotgun sequence genome contains:
- the LOC135100597 gene encoding serine/arginine repetitive matrix protein 1-like isoform X2, producing the protein MSNKSVHTRGQRSAHEAGGGHAVGDDLRECGRLWELHLLYQQRRSYDDDKRSSSPSGLFSSPDASLSLSGRDRCDVSTTSQPLVQPPLPPPPASPRSPPRAWLPAPTPASADRGIATAESPYPCQPPATHSGSSTDREVSYCRSRPQRPLTWGPQSTPPVFSSDQSHAQPAAATFAPDQSKVPGSGHTVAGTQVCPSSSGLARPLSASLVGSYESQRLQAQGLAEWLFFARLDRGSKELSELPTTMELKVAPQVNGSSEETSDGQRVPQMVRQESDENISREEIVRSAKYPSAKLKSGRVASPPPPPPRPRTPLDERDPELVLGERRYLSYFQEPPYKQQRTRSTSREPKTPDLQQLEAQRRYYCHFLSPPRGSSLTREEVYRSTEPDGAQLAAQRRYMSYFNPGPPRPRSARSQEPPELDAAQIEAERRYLSYFNAAPPRPRREPSPGSRSSVEPDPVQLEAERRYLSYFNSGPPRPRPRSRPASVASEPDSEQLEAERRYLRYFSSGPPRPKRRPDDETDKSETEAKPDPQQLEAERRYMAYFQGTPKAKHKKEEETDKEDEGKLRVPPTREMLEAEERFLNYFKPIPCGAPKRLLDEPPPVSEHEKVRQQLLREFWEALENRIDRKEKKIIKVSRPKREIQREATPPTQRELVVEEFLQRVKDRKKEKDLHYGDTDDEEEEDQKDKAPGEQDEPAPVIEGGGEVKGKIVEDLGLFVSSEVSPRP
- the LOC135100597 gene encoding serine/arginine repetitive matrix protein 1-like isoform X1, with amino-acid sequence MSNKSVHTRGQRSAHEAGGGHAVGDDLRECGRLWELHLLYQQRRSYDDDKRSSSPSGLFSSPDASLSLSGRDRCDVSTTSQPLVQPPLPPPPASPRSPPRAWLPAPTPASADRGIATAESPYPCQPPATHSGSSTDREVSYCRSRPQRPLTWGPQSTPPVFSSDQSHAQPAAATFAPDQSKVPGSGHTVAGTQVCPSSSGLARPLSASLVGSYESQRLQAQGLAEWLFFARLDRGSKELSELPTTMELKVAPQVNGSSEETSDGQRVPQMVRQESDENISREEIVRSAKYPSAKLKSGRVASPPPPPPRPRTPLDERDPELVLGERRYLSYFQEPPYKQQRTRSTSREPKTPDLQQLEAQRRYYCHFLSPPRGSSLTREEVYRSTEPDGAQLAAQRRYMSYFNPGPPRPRSARSQEPPELDAAQIEAERRYLSYFNAAPPRPRREPSPGSRSSVEPDPVQLEAERRYLSYFNSGPPRPRPRSRPASVASEPDSEQLEAERRYLRYFSSGPPRPKRRPDDETDKSETEAKPDPQQLEAERRYMAYFQGTPKAKHKKEEETDKEDEGKLRVPPTREMLEAEERFLNYFKPIPCGAPKRLLDEPPPVSEHEKVRQQLLREFWEALENRIDRKEKKIIKVSRPKREIQREATPPTQRELVVEEFLQRVKDRKKEKDLHYGDTDDEEEEDQKDKAPGEQDEPAPVIEGGGEVKGKIVEDLGLFVSSEALQELGLDESTLLNEIEQILGVGSLTSNSGKATDASPAPPEKSKSPVKPSLDPGESRKPRVPERDSSRGVWSPGRTEKDDSGPSRIDAPDLPSFKDQPQSVDAEGGQCQPQPRTQGLPKDHLRTLVLPPTAPLTGEHHGAVN